From the Deinococcus sonorensis KR-87 genome, the window CATGTTCGCCCAACAGGGGCGTCTGAAACGACAGGAGGCCACCCGGCGAACGGAGCCGCACTTCCCAGCCGCTCCAGCCGAGCGGCCGGGCCTCCAGCTGCGCCTCCCTGTCCAGCGCCCAGAGGTCAGCGCCCCGGCGGTCCAGCAGCGGCCACAGCGCCGCGGCCACCCCAGTGACCGCCGGACGCCCGGTCCGCAGGATGCCCGCCTTCTCGGTGGCGATGGCCTCGTGCGTGTGGCCCAGCAGATCGGTGTGGTCCAGGCCCACCGAAGTGATGACGCTCAGCACCGGCTCCAGCGCGTTGGTGGCATCAAGCCGCCCACCCAAGCCCACCTCCATCACAGCCAGCTCTACCCCAGCTTCGGCAAACAGCACACAGCCGAGCGCCACCACGATCTCGAAGAAGCTGGCCTCCAGCCCTTCGGCGAGCGGCCGCACCCGGCCCAGCGCGGCCAGCACCGTGGCTTCCGGCAATTCTTGCCCATCTACCAAGAAGCGTTCCTGAAAGTGGGTCAGGTGTGGGCTGGTAAAGAGACCGGTCCGCTGGCCTCCGGCAGTGAGCATGCTGGCCAGCGTAGCCGAGGTGCTGCCTTTGCCGTTGGTGCCCCCTACCAGCACGGCCCGGAAGGCCTGCTGCGGATCACCCAGCCGCTGCAGCAGGGCCCGCACCCGTGTCAGGCCCGGGTGAATGCCCACCCGTTGCCGGGCATACAGCCAGTCCAGGTCAGTGGACATCCGGCCTCAGCCCTGGGCGGCGAAGTGCGCTTCCAGTGTCGGCACCACCTGCTTCTTGCGGCTGATGCGCGCGCCCAGGTCCGCCACGTCATCGGCCGTCGGGGCCCCGAAGGCTGCCTGCACCACCTGCGCCTCCGTCCCAGAGGGCACCAGGGTGCGGTTCGTCTCGTTCAGGATGTCCACCACGCTCAGCAGCACCCCCGTCAGCCCGGACGCTTCCTTCTCACGGCGCATGGCCTCCAGCAGCTCTGGCTGGCGCCCAAAGACGTAGCCGGGATTGGTGGTCTCGATCACGCCCAGGCCCCAGCGCTGCCCATCAGCCCCGAAGGGAAACACCTTGTAATCCATCTGAAGCAGCTGATCGGCCGGCGTGTCGCCCAGGTCGCTCTTGGCCGCAAACATCTGCATGGCGTAGCCGGTCACGTCATCAATGCCAGCAATGGGGGCCAGGAACGCCACCGCCTCGCGGTCCTGGGCCGTGGTGGTCGGGCTGCGGAATTCCAGTGTGTCGCTCAGGATGGCGCTCAACATCAGCCGCGCATCCAGCGGCTCCACCGTCAGTCCAGCCTCCCGGTGCAGCTTCAGCAGCAGCGTCGCGGTGCAGCCGAGCGGCTCGAAGCGCAGCGTCGCCGGCTGGCTGGTGGTCAGGTCGCCCAACTTGTGGTGATCCACCACGTGCGTAACGCTCAGCTCCGCCAGACCCGGCAGGCTCTGGGCGCTCTCATTGTGGTCCACCAGGGCCACCTCGCTGCCTGCCGGCAGATCGGTCAGCAGCGGCGGCACCTCCTGCCCTGCCTGAACCAGAACAAAACGCGTCTCATTGTTGGGCTCGCCCAGCCGGTAGGCCGTGGCCGTCACACCCTGGCGGCTGAGCAGCCGGGCATAGACCAGGGCGGAAGTGATGGCGTCGGTGTCGGGGTTCAGGTGTCCAAATACAGCGGTCATGCCAGCAATTCTACCTGCCAATCTTGCAGACAGGCGGCTCCCCAAAGCAAAACCCCCGCCGAAGCGGGGGCCATGCAGCCGCAGAGCGGCGGGGGTAAGCAGCTGAGCCAGTAAGGCTTAGAAGCTGACCTTGTAGCTGATCTTGAAGGTCTGGCCCACCGCGGCAGCGCCACCGGCGACACCGGCCGGGTTGACGGCGATCTGGTCGCCCGCCGCGTTGGTCTGGCTGAGGGTGTAACGGCCGTAGGCGAAGGCCAGGTCGTAGTAGTTGACCTCACCGTACAGACCGTTCTGGTTGGTGGTGACGCCGTTGGGGTCATCGGCGTAGAAGCCGGCCGTTCCCGCTGCATCCGCCGCAGGTACGTACGGGGTGTACGCACGGTTGACCGTGCGCAGACCGGCATAGTAGACCGCGAACTTGGTGTTGGGCAGCAGGAAGGAGTTCAACTTCACGCCCGCCACGTACTTCAGGCCGCTGGCCGTGTAGTTGGCCGTCGCCGCACCGTAGTCGTACGCACGGCTATAGTAGCCGACCTGACCTTCCAGGCTGGGCGCAAACAGAACCGGCAGAGTGTCGGTCGTGACCTTGGCGCCCACCGCGAAGGCGGTGCTGTTGGGGGTGCCAGCCGCCACGTCGGCCGCAGCATAGCGGTCGATGCCGAAGGCGCCCTTGACGTTGACGTTGGCGATGCCCAGCTTGGTGCCGTACAGCGCGTCGCCGTAGATGTAGCTGTTGCTGTAGGTGCTGGTGACGTTACGGTAGCGGCCGGCGTAGCCAAAGCGCAGGTCGAGGTTCTTGACCAGGGCGTTGGCGTCCTTACCGCTGTGCGAAAGCTCAACGCCATACTCGGTGTAGCAGTTCTTGTCGCTGAAGCTGGCCTGGCTGAAGGTCAGGGCGCCGCCCACAGCATCCACATCGCTGCCGTTGATGCCGGGGTGCTGGTCGCCACAGCCACTCTGGTTGGTGAAGTCGTTCCCCGTGATGGCGAAGTAGCTGTTGTACACGCCGGTCTGGAACAGCCCATTGTCGCTCTGGGTGGCAGCACCACCGCGGGTCCCGGTCAGGCTGACGTGACGGTAGTAAGCTCCGAGCGAAAGCGCGAAGGGGGCA encodes:
- a CDS encoding bifunctional folylpolyglutamate synthase/dihydrofolate synthase codes for the protein MSTDLDWLYARQRVGIHPGLTRVRALLQRLGDPQQAFRAVLVGGTNGKGSTSATLASMLTAGGQRTGLFTSPHLTHFQERFLVDGQELPEATVLAALGRVRPLAEGLEASFFEIVVALGCVLFAEAGVELAVMEVGLGGRLDATNALEPVLSVITSVGLDHTDLLGHTHEAIATEKAGILRTGRPAVTGVAAALWPLLDRRGADLWALDREAQLEARPLGWSGWEVRLRSPGGLLSFQTPLLGEHGARNAALAALAAQRLGLDEAAIATGARTVRWPGRMERLSWQGREVLLDGAHNPDGAAALSAALQALAVPPLPFVFGSAADKDVAGVVEQLRPVMASVILTRAQLSPRAADPASLAPLFQVPVQLAGSPQEALGLLPPGLSVACGSLYLIGELRPLLLGEAAGTRERWQ
- a CDS encoding manganese-dependent inorganic pyrophosphatase; its protein translation is MTAVFGHLNPDTDAITSALVYARLLSRQGVTATAYRLGEPNNETRFVLVQAGQEVPPLLTDLPAGSEVALVDHNESAQSLPGLAELSVTHVVDHHKLGDLTTSQPATLRFEPLGCTATLLLKLHREAGLTVEPLDARLMLSAILSDTLEFRSPTTTAQDREAVAFLAPIAGIDDVTGYAMQMFAAKSDLGDTPADQLLQMDYKVFPFGADGQRWGLGVIETTNPGYVFGRQPELLEAMRREKEASGLTGVLLSVVDILNETNRTLVPSGTEAQVVQAAFGAPTADDVADLGARISRKKQVVPTLEAHFAAQG